A stretch of the Terriglobia bacterium genome encodes the following:
- a CDS encoding serine/threonine protein kinase gives MLRFASLAEGSVFAGRYEIREPLGAGGTGEIFHAFDRIARTDVALKVLFPGATDRDLDRLRRELRVVRSLQHPGILRVHDIGESDGLFFIVSELLRGESVASRIRREGRLAPDEAERILRGILEALGVAHDAGVIHRDIKPGNVFLAESAGGGPPRIVLLDFGFARPVRETGLTATGRFVGTPEYCSPEQILGERDLGPATDLYSCGVTLWEMLSGRPPFQGTSEADVFRAHLDAPPPRARVELAACPPRLRALTLRLLEKRPEDRPGDASRALEWLDRRFSAADRLAGAARGLRLAAARRKGRVAAGGAAGLLILALLALALIAPVRVGWEVDRLVWQSRGGPTIRGAASGRGITAIASNPDRGIFTTDAFVAQQPMPLGEDTPFDGSNVPPMLYRVRLPFDWRHPLLTAREQGELFGVRPYRFYNPMLVPRRLFALGPLARGEAPLLAVTAYHPCGYPCRLVLLEEGGTTLYTYDHPGYIESVKLCTVGGKRRPILLIGGFNNLLGPREVLFALSTNRQPRGQAPPFTGASVEADTALWYLPLPYDASTGDFDVEVSGSTADVKLTGNTRIAVSLENGVPLEAARRGGLSEDEWSRSREKVMAALAGAAKLAGAGDAAGGAAALEAAAADAKGVPILRSIALYWAARLRIETAREAGEPALLSALALVRQVIDEEPEPPRYRLLEAEILARLGWSEEARRALLAWSARPSHRMYQYEWFLIGWLAGLPPEIRSVSEDEGGPDHGVEDHLVRMADRFRRNDPEGAAREALRLTPMERPWQVLLYLLAESRLVRPVSDPAAALGALTRAERSRTTGVPVPLHVATLRACIAMGRDPGREDVQRAARDLDDIAGHAFSSIESLFLLKFAADDAEWVLSRRPDLSELRPGAALSRALADRWSRFGRAEDALAASRIPAK, from the coding sequence AAGCCTCGCCGAGGGCTCGGTCTTCGCAGGGCGTTACGAGATCCGCGAGCCGCTGGGCGCCGGCGGCACCGGGGAGATCTTCCACGCCTTCGATCGGATCGCGAGGACGGACGTCGCCCTGAAGGTCCTGTTCCCGGGGGCCACCGACCGGGATCTCGATCGCCTGAGGCGGGAGCTTCGGGTCGTGAGGTCGCTCCAGCACCCGGGCATCCTCCGCGTCCACGACATCGGCGAGAGCGACGGGCTGTTCTTCATCGTCTCGGAGCTGCTCCGAGGCGAGAGCGTCGCTTCGCGAATCCGCCGCGAGGGTCGGCTCGCGCCCGACGAGGCCGAGCGGATCCTGCGCGGCATCCTCGAGGCGCTGGGGGTGGCGCACGACGCCGGCGTGATCCACCGCGATATCAAGCCGGGCAACGTCTTCCTGGCGGAGAGCGCCGGCGGCGGCCCGCCGCGCATCGTCCTCCTCGACTTCGGCTTCGCGCGCCCCGTGCGGGAGACCGGGCTTACCGCGACGGGCCGGTTCGTGGGGACCCCCGAATACTGCTCGCCCGAGCAGATCCTGGGCGAGAGGGACCTCGGTCCGGCGACCGACCTCTACTCCTGCGGGGTCACGCTGTGGGAGATGCTCTCGGGCAGGCCGCCGTTCCAGGGGACGTCGGAGGCGGACGTGTTCCGGGCCCACCTCGACGCCCCTCCCCCCCGGGCGCGCGTCGAGCTGGCGGCGTGCCCGCCGCGGCTGCGCGCCCTGACCCTTCGTCTGCTCGAGAAACGTCCCGAGGACCGGCCCGGGGACGCGAGCCGGGCTCTCGAGTGGCTCGACCGCCGCTTCAGCGCGGCGGATCGCCTGGCCGGCGCCGCTCGCGGACTTCGTCTCGCGGCGGCTCGACGCAAGGGACGGGTCGCCGCCGGCGGGGCGGCCGGGCTCCTGATCCTCGCGCTCCTGGCGCTGGCGCTGATCGCTCCGGTCCGCGTGGGGTGGGAAGTCGACCGGCTCGTCTGGCAATCCCGAGGGGGCCCGACGATTCGAGGCGCCGCCTCCGGGCGCGGGATCACCGCGATCGCGTCGAACCCGGATCGCGGCATCTTCACCACCGATGCGTTCGTCGCGCAGCAGCCCATGCCCCTCGGAGAGGACACACCGTTCGACGGCTCCAACGTGCCGCCCATGCTTTATCGGGTCAGGCTGCCGTTCGACTGGCGACATCCGCTTCTCACCGCGCGTGAGCAGGGCGAGCTGTTCGGCGTCCGGCCGTATCGCTTCTACAACCCGATGCTCGTTCCCCGGAGGCTTTTCGCCCTCGGGCCCCTCGCCCGAGGCGAAGCGCCTCTCCTGGCCGTGACGGCGTATCACCCGTGCGGCTATCCGTGCCGGCTCGTGCTCCTCGAGGAAGGCGGGACCACGCTCTACACCTACGACCACCCCGGGTACATCGAGAGCGTGAAGCTCTGCACCGTCGGCGGCAAGCGGAGGCCGATCCTCCTGATCGGCGGGTTCAACAACCTTCTCGGGCCGCGGGAGGTGCTGTTCGCGCTGTCGACGAACCGGCAGCCGCGGGGCCAGGCCCCTCCGTTCACCGGCGCATCCGTCGAGGCCGACACCGCGCTCTGGTATCTGCCCCTCCCCTACGACGCCTCGACCGGCGATTTCGATGTCGAGGTGAGCGGGAGCACCGCCGACGTGAAGCTGACGGGGAACACGAGGATCGCCGTCAGTCTCGAAAACGGCGTGCCCCTCGAGGCGGCACGACGCGGTGGCCTCTCCGAGGACGAGTGGAGCCGGTCGAGGGAAAAGGTCATGGCCGCCCTCGCCGGCGCGGCCAAGCTCGCCGGCGCCGGCGACGCCGCGGGAGGCGCGGCGGCGCTCGAGGCCGCCGCCGCCGATGCGAAGGGGGTGCCGATTCTTCGGTCGATCGCGCTCTACTGGGCCGCCCGGCTGCGGATCGAGACCGCTCGCGAGGCCGGCGAGCCCGCTCTCCTCTCCGCGTTGGCTCTCGTCCGGCAGGTGATCGACGAGGAGCCCGAGCCGCCGCGCTACCGCCTGCTCGAGGCGGAGATCCTCGCGCGTCTCGGATGGAGCGAAGAAGCCCGCCGGGCGCTCCTCGCCTGGAGCGCCCGCCCGTCGCACCGGATGTACCAGTACGAGTGGTTCCTCATCGGATGGCTGGCGGGCTTGCCGCCGGAGATCCGATCGGTCTCGGAGGACGAGGGGGGGCCGGATCACGGCGTCGAGGACCACCTGGTCCGCATGGCCGACCGGTTCCGACGGAACGACCCGGAGGGGGCGGCGCGCGAGGCGCTGCGCTTGACCCCCATGGAGAGGCCGTGGCAGGTGCTCCTCTACCTGCTCGCGGAATCCCGTCTTGTCCGGCCGGTCTCGGATCCCGCGGCCGCGTTGGGGGCCCTCACCCGGGCCGAGCGGAGCCGCACGACGGGGGTGCCGGTGCCCCTCCATGTCGCGACGCTACGGGCCTGCATCGCGATGGGACGGGATCCGGGGAGGGAGGACGTCCAACGAGCGGCCCGAGATCTGGACGATATCGCCGGGCACGCATTCTCGAGCATCGAGTCGCTCTTCCTTCTGAAGTTCGCGGCGGACGACGCCGAATGGGTGCTGTCGCGCAGGCCGGATCTCTCCGAGCTGCGACCGGGCGCGGCGCTCTCCCGCGCGCTCGCCGACCGCTGGTCAAGATTCGGCCGCGCCGAAGACGCGCTGGCCGCCTCGCGCATCCCGGCGAAATGA
- a CDS encoding polysaccharide deacetylase family protein, with the protein MRRTAVAVLVALAAASRPQAAEDAKRPVLVTVDDLPISSARLHPADDERERITRGLLAALGKHGIRAVGLVTWRNVRDDAGHRLLDLWLDSGHELGNHTYGHLDLSEVGASAWIADAERGRKSLAAHLARRGLALRFFRFPFLTEGGSTEQLDEARAWLARTAQRSLPVTIDDQDWSFEAPWVEARGVGGRSARSGVAEDYQASLRLAVLRQEKLGDRLLGRTTPQILLLHATEVGAAQWDRLFSWLEETGHRFATADEVLADPAFAEPPRFVASFGCGLWDRIDHLREVEAARDEILALLHDQAVAWSRGDLDAFVSVYDDDATFVSPSGLVRGRREVLERYRKRYPDAAAMGSLTLEILDVRPTWGREVTPNGDALPGRVHGVVVVARWTLAYPEKPKASGLTMLALERTRDGWRIVRDASM; encoded by the coding sequence ATGCGCCGCACCGCGGTCGCCGTTCTCGTCGCGCTCGCCGCCGCGAGTCGTCCGCAGGCGGCGGAAGACGCGAAACGTCCCGTCCTGGTCACGGTGGACGACCTCCCGATCTCGTCGGCGAGGCTGCACCCCGCGGACGACGAGCGGGAGCGGATCACCCGCGGCCTCCTCGCCGCCCTCGGCAAGCACGGCATCCGGGCGGTCGGCCTCGTGACCTGGAGGAACGTCCGCGACGACGCGGGCCACCGCCTCCTCGATCTCTGGCTCGACAGCGGGCACGAGCTGGGGAACCACACGTACGGCCATCTCGACCTCTCCGAGGTGGGCGCCTCCGCCTGGATCGCCGACGCCGAACGCGGCCGGAAGAGCCTGGCGGCCCACCTCGCGCGCCGCGGTCTCGCGCTCCGCTTCTTCCGCTTTCCGTTCCTCACCGAGGGCGGCTCGACGGAGCAGCTCGACGAGGCGCGAGCGTGGCTCGCCCGGACAGCACAGAGGAGCCTGCCCGTTACGATCGACGACCAGGACTGGTCGTTCGAGGCTCCCTGGGTCGAGGCGCGGGGGGTGGGCGGCCGGAGCGCACGGTCCGGCGTCGCGGAGGATTACCAGGCCTCGCTCCGCCTCGCCGTCCTGCGGCAGGAGAAGCTCGGAGACCGCCTGCTCGGCCGCACGACGCCGCAGATCCTCCTCCTCCACGCGACCGAGGTCGGTGCCGCGCAGTGGGACCGGCTCTTCTCCTGGCTCGAGGAGACCGGCCATCGGTTCGCGACCGCGGACGAGGTGCTGGCCGATCCGGCGTTCGCCGAGCCGCCGCGATTCGTCGCTTCCTTCGGTTGCGGGCTCTGGGACCGGATCGACCACCTGCGCGAGGTCGAGGCCGCGCGGGACGAAATCTTGGCGCTGCTCCACGACCAGGCTGTGGCGTGGAGCCGCGGGGACCTCGACGCGTTCGTGTCGGTCTACGACGACGACGCGACGTTCGTTTCACCGTCAGGTCTCGTCCGGGGAAGGCGCGAGGTCCTCGAGCGTTACCGGAAGCGCTATCCCGACGCCGCCGCGATGGGCTCGCTGACGCTCGAGATCCTCGACGTCCGGCCGACCTGGGGGCGCGAGGTCACCCCCAACGGCGATGCGCTCCCGGGCCGAGTCCACGGCGTCGTCGTCGTGGCGCGCTGGACCCTCGCGTACCCCGAGAAGCCGAAGGCGTCCGGGCTCACGATGCTCGCGCTCGAGAGGACGCGGGACGGCTGGCGGATCGTACGGGACGCGTCGATGTAG
- the bla gene encoding class A beta-lactamase, translated as MAGKLAGCARRPAILLCVAAAALPVRVSAATGRHACAPTDLGARIEDVAREAHGPVGAAVMLVESGETVSSSGDRRFPMQSVYKLPIAMAVLHRVDRGTLSLGQTVGIRPEDLAAAQQHSPIRDAHPGGAELTVRELLRYMVSESDGTACDVLLDLVGGPRRVTQRLRDIGITGIVVATSEKEMGREPRAQFRNWATPLSALALLKSLHEGRGLAPASRSLLLELMARASTGPRRIKGLLPANTPVAHKTGSSSTIDGRTVATNDVGLVTLPDGRHLAVAVFVSDSTADEATRDGVIARIARAAWDCFSN; from the coding sequence ATGGCTGGAAAGCTCGCCGGGTGCGCGCGGCGCCCGGCGATCCTGCTCTGCGTCGCCGCGGCGGCGCTGCCTGTCCGCGTCTCCGCGGCGACGGGCCGGCACGCCTGCGCCCCGACCGATCTCGGCGCGCGGATCGAAGACGTCGCACGGGAGGCGCACGGACCCGTCGGAGCCGCCGTGATGCTGGTGGAATCGGGGGAGACCGTCTCGTCGAGCGGCGATCGCAGGTTCCCGATGCAGAGCGTCTACAAGCTCCCCATCGCGATGGCCGTGTTGCACCGCGTGGACCGGGGAACGCTGAGCCTCGGGCAGACGGTCGGGATCCGGCCGGAGGATCTCGCCGCCGCCCAGCAGCACAGCCCGATCCGGGACGCCCATCCCGGCGGCGCCGAGCTGACCGTGCGCGAGCTGCTCCGTTACATGGTGTCCGAGAGCGACGGAACGGCTTGCGACGTCCTGCTCGATCTCGTGGGCGGGCCACGGCGGGTCACGCAACGCCTCCGAGATATCGGCATCACGGGAATCGTGGTGGCGACGTCGGAGAAGGAGATGGGGCGGGAGCCGAGGGCGCAGTTCCGCAACTGGGCAACCCCGCTATCCGCGCTGGCGTTGCTGAAGTCGCTCCACGAGGGGCGGGGGCTCGCGCCGGCCAGCCGGAGCCTGCTCCTCGAACTCATGGCGAGGGCGAGCACCGGCCCGAGGCGGATCAAGGGGCTGCTGCCCGCGAACACGCCGGTGGCGCACAAGACCGGGTCTTCGAGTACGATCGACGGCCGGACGGTCGCGACGAACGACGTCGGCCTGGTGACGCTGCCGGACGGGCGGCATCTGGCCGTGGCGGTGTTCGTCTCGGACTCGACGGCCGACGAGGCCACGCGCGACGGGGTGATCGCCAGGATCGCCCGCGCCGCCTGGGACTGCTTCTCCAACTGA